The Actinomycetes bacterium genome window below encodes:
- a CDS encoding RecQ family ATP-dependent DNA helicase: MALLAGHGGVTEEQLEHAAATVIEALAGPAAVVRADQLDAVRALALDGRRCLVVQATGWGKSAVYWIAARAMRDAGAGLTLVVSPLLALMRDQVAAASRAGLRAVTLNSANVEDWADVEAQVRCGAVDVLLVSPERLANPHFAESMLGPLLPRLGLLVIDEAHCISSWGHDFRPDYQRIARLLAANPALPVLATTATANSRVTADVAAQLGEDTFVQRGQLARGSLHLSVLPGLDAAQRHAWVDEALGLLPGSGIVYTLTVAEAELLTGYLATRGHDVAAYTGQLDAEARAAVEERLRLNQVKAVVATSALGMGYDKPDLAFCLHVGSPGSPVDYYQQVGRAGRALDTAVVTLLPAETDERIWAYFATASIPDPEAAERVLAELDAAGGPLSVPTLEASTGVRRGRLELLLKILAVDGATQRTADGWVGTGQPWTYDHARYTALRAARRDEAALMRAYAHGEGCLDAFLRRALDDDVPDGYRCGRCSVCTGTLPAGLPDLPDPATVRAARDHLRGLDVVIEPRKMWAAGMATGRGRIGPELAVQPGRALAFADDPGWPEVPRLLGDPAVDTDPPDWLLDGMVSVLTRWAQHWGQRPSVVVPMPSRSRPRLVHGIAERLATVGRLPLVDALATNGPAPSHALAPSRRAGLVETSLRLVPGTQLDGPVLLVDDTLRTGWTVTVAGALLRAAGAPVVLPLVVHRRP; the protein is encoded by the coding sequence GTGGCGCTGCTGGCTGGTCACGGAGGGGTGACCGAGGAGCAGCTGGAGCACGCGGCCGCCACGGTGATCGAGGCGCTCGCCGGCCCGGCTGCGGTGGTCCGGGCGGACCAGCTGGACGCGGTGCGCGCGCTCGCTCTGGACGGACGGCGGTGCCTGGTCGTCCAGGCGACCGGGTGGGGGAAGTCTGCGGTCTACTGGATCGCGGCGCGGGCCATGCGCGATGCCGGGGCGGGGCTGACGTTGGTGGTCAGCCCGCTGCTGGCGCTGATGCGTGACCAGGTCGCCGCGGCCTCGCGGGCGGGGCTGCGCGCGGTCACCCTGAACTCCGCCAACGTCGAGGACTGGGCTGACGTCGAGGCGCAGGTGCGCTGCGGTGCGGTGGACGTGCTGCTCGTCTCACCGGAGCGGCTGGCCAACCCCCACTTCGCCGAGTCGATGCTCGGGCCGCTGCTGCCCCGGCTGGGGCTGCTGGTGATCGACGAGGCGCACTGCATCTCCTCGTGGGGGCACGACTTCCGCCCGGACTACCAGCGGATCGCCCGGCTGCTCGCCGCCAACCCGGCGCTGCCGGTGCTGGCCACGACGGCGACGGCAAACTCCCGGGTCACCGCGGACGTGGCCGCGCAGCTGGGCGAGGACACCTTCGTGCAGCGCGGGCAGCTGGCCCGCGGCTCGCTGCACCTGTCCGTGCTGCCCGGGCTGGACGCCGCGCAGCGCCACGCCTGGGTCGACGAGGCGCTGGGCCTGCTCCCGGGCAGCGGCATCGTCTACACGCTCACGGTCGCCGAGGCCGAGCTGCTCACCGGCTACCTGGCCACCCGCGGGCACGACGTCGCGGCCTACACCGGTCAGCTGGACGCCGAGGCGCGGGCCGCGGTGGAGGAGCGGCTGCGGCTGAACCAGGTCAAGGCCGTCGTGGCGACGTCCGCGCTGGGCATGGGGTACGACAAGCCGGACCTCGCGTTCTGCCTGCACGTCGGGTCCCCGGGCTCCCCGGTGGACTACTACCAGCAGGTCGGCCGGGCCGGGCGGGCACTGGACACGGCCGTGGTCACGCTGCTGCCGGCGGAGACCGACGAGCGGATCTGGGCCTACTTCGCCACCGCGAGCATCCCCGACCCCGAGGCGGCCGAGCGGGTGCTGGCCGAGCTCGACGCGGCGGGCGGGCCGCTCAGCGTGCCGACGCTGGAGGCCTCGACCGGGGTGCGCCGGGGTCGCCTCGAGCTGCTGCTGAAGATCCTCGCGGTGGACGGCGCGACCCAGCGCACCGCTGACGGCTGGGTCGGGACCGGGCAGCCCTGGACCTATGACCACGCCCGCTACACGGCGCTGCGGGCGGCGCGCCGGGACGAGGCCGCCCTGATGCGGGCCTACGCGCACGGCGAGGGCTGTCTCGACGCGTTCCTGCGCCGGGCGCTGGACGACGACGTGCCCGACGGGTACCGGTGCGGCCGTTGTTCGGTCTGCACCGGGACACTCCCGGCCGGCCTGCCGGACCTGCCCGACCCCGCAACGGTGCGGGCCGCACGGGACCACCTGCGCGGCCTCGACGTGGTCATCGAGCCGCGCAAGATGTGGGCCGCCGGCATGGCCACGGGCCGTGGCCGGATCGGCCCCGAGCTCGCGGTCCAGCCGGGCCGGGCGCTGGCCTTCGCGGACGACCCCGGCTGGCCCGAGGTCCCCCGCCTGCTGGGTGACCCCGCCGTCGACACCGACCCACCGGACTGGCTGCTGGACGGGATGGTGTCCGTGCTCACCCGGTGGGCACAGCACTGGGGGCAGCGCCCGTCCGTGGTCGTGCCGATGCCCTCGCGGTCCCGGCCCCGACTCGTGCACGGCATCGCCGAGCGCCTGGCCACCGTCGGGCGGCTCCCACTCGTCGACGCCCTGGCCACCAACGGCCCGGCGCCCTCCCACGCGCTCGCGCCGTCAAGGCGGGCCGGACTGGTCGAGACCTCGCTGCGGCTGGTCCCCGGCACCCAGCTGGACGGCCCGGTGCTGCTAGTGGACGACACGCTGCGCACCGGCTGGACCGTCACGGTGGCCGGGGCGCTGCTCCGGGCGGCCGGCGCACCGGTCGTCCTGCCCCTCGTCGTCCACCGGCGTCCGTAG
- a CDS encoding NAD-dependent malic enzyme produces MRWNASERAWETRLRGRSVLYDPRINKGTAFDARERDELGLVGMLPPHVLTIAQQSSRAYRQYLGQPSDLAKNVFLTALHDRNEVLFYRLLGEHLPEMLPIVYTPTVGDAIQHYSHEYRRPRGVYLSVDRPDQIERALLGSGRAPEDVDLILATDAEGILGIGDWGVGGIEIAVGKLTVYTAAAGIDPNRTLAVMLDVGTNRQELLDDPLYLGLNRPRVPREEYDTFIDRYVTAATRLFPQALLHWEDFGTSNARRILQRYRSSTLTFNDDMQGTGAVNLAAVLSAIDVGGLPLEENRVVVFGSGTAGIGIADQLRDAMAAAGLPGDEATRRFWCLGRHGLLTDDRGDLRDFQQPYARPVDEVTGWARDAALEGVNLEEVVRRVRPTILIGTSARPGAFSEQLVREMAAHVERPIILPMSNPTALAEAVPSDLFAWTDGRALVATGSPFAPVTYAGKTFQIAQANNALIFPGLGLGVTVARASRITDGMFLAAARAVAALVDPTAPGAALLPQVGDLRTTSAAVAVAVARAAQAEGVAGVTVDDHLEETVSAAMWQPEYHPVRAV; encoded by the coding sequence ATCCGCTGGAACGCGTCCGAGCGGGCCTGGGAGACCCGGCTGCGGGGCCGGTCGGTGCTCTACGACCCACGGATCAACAAGGGGACCGCGTTCGACGCGCGGGAGCGGGACGAGCTCGGGCTGGTCGGCATGCTGCCGCCGCACGTGCTGACCATCGCCCAGCAGTCCAGCCGCGCGTACCGCCAGTACCTCGGGCAACCCTCGGACCTGGCCAAGAACGTCTTCCTCACGGCGCTGCACGACCGCAACGAGGTGCTGTTCTACCGGCTGCTCGGCGAGCACCTGCCGGAGATGCTGCCCATCGTCTACACGCCGACGGTCGGGGATGCCATCCAGCACTACAGCCACGAGTACCGCCGCCCCCGCGGCGTCTACCTGTCGGTCGACCGGCCCGACCAGATCGAACGGGCACTGCTGGGCAGCGGCCGGGCGCCCGAGGACGTCGACCTCATCCTGGCCACCGACGCCGAGGGCATCCTGGGCATCGGGGACTGGGGGGTCGGCGGCATCGAGATCGCCGTCGGCAAGCTCACGGTGTACACCGCGGCCGCCGGGATCGACCCGAACCGGACCCTCGCCGTCATGCTGGACGTCGGCACGAATCGGCAGGAGCTGCTCGACGACCCGCTGTACCTGGGCCTCAACCGCCCCCGGGTGCCCCGCGAGGAGTACGACACGTTCATCGACCGCTACGTGACTGCGGCGACCCGGCTGTTCCCCCAGGCGCTGCTGCACTGGGAGGACTTCGGCACCAGCAACGCGCGGCGGATCCTGCAGCGCTACCGGTCATCGACCCTCACGTTCAACGACGACATGCAGGGCACGGGCGCGGTCAACCTGGCCGCCGTCCTGTCGGCGATCGACGTAGGCGGGCTGCCGCTGGAGGAGAACCGGGTCGTCGTCTTCGGGTCGGGCACTGCGGGGATCGGCATCGCCGACCAGCTGCGTGACGCGATGGCGGCGGCCGGGCTGCCCGGCGACGAGGCCACCCGTCGGTTCTGGTGCCTCGGCCGGCACGGCCTGCTGACCGACGACCGGGGCGACTTGCGCGACTTCCAGCAGCCCTACGCACGCCCGGTGGACGAGGTCACCGGCTGGGCCCGGGACGCGGCCCTGGAGGGGGTCAACCTGGAGGAGGTGGTCCGGCGGGTCCGGCCCACGATCCTGATCGGGACGTCGGCCCGCCCCGGCGCCTTCTCCGAGCAGCTGGTCCGGGAGATGGCCGCCCACGTGGAGCGGCCGATCATCCTGCCGATGTCCAACCCGACGGCGCTGGCGGAGGCGGTCCCGTCCGACCTGTTCGCGTGGACGGACGGTCGGGCGCTGGTGGCGACCGGGAGCCCGTTCGCGCCGGTGACGTACGCCGGGAAGACGTTCCAGATCGCCCAGGCCAACAACGCGCTGATCTTCCCGGGCCTGGGGCTCGGCGTGACCGTGGCCCGGGCCAGCCGGATCACCGACGGGATGTTCCTGGCGGCCGCCCGCGCGGTGGCGGCGCTGGTGGACCCGACGGCCCCAGGTGCGGCACTGCTGCCCCAGGTCGGCGATCTGCGGACCACCTCAGCCGCCGTGGCGGTCGCGGTGGCCCGCGCCGCCCAGGCGGAGGGCGTCGCCGGCGTGACGGTCGACGACCACCTCGAGGAGACCGTCAGCGCCGCCATGTGGCAGCCGGAGTACCACCCGGTCCGCGCCGTCTGA
- a CDS encoding ATP-binding cassette domain-containing protein has protein sequence MSTPDDGEAAVETRGLGKRFGSTWALRDCDVCVPRGRVAALVGPNGAGKTTLLRLLVGLSTPTQGEVRALGGLPEQSSQFLASVGHLDQRTPLYGRLSVADHLRLGAHLNPRWDAEDVRAQLSHLKIPFDRAVGQLSGGQRAQVALRLALAKRPRLLLLDEPVAALDPLARREFLTSLTEAVADADVTVLMSSHLLAELERVCDYLVLLSAGRTQLVGDIDQLLTERRVLVGPREGSASVIRRFPVVKTTHTARQSRRLVRSGAPVLGLGMGGRRDRPRGDRAGLHGPRRRDRRRQLGGAAARCVMSYLIWRQHRNQVDFAGLTFLVLAVLLGATGLVMSGDYHHALATCAATASCATLSETLFQGDGLIINVVNLSIVAPALLGRFWGAPLVAKETDDGTHVLVWTQSVTRRRWMGTNLAEALLAAAVWGALLSALVSWWRIPENALFGRFAGFDVQGIVPVAYSVFAVALGIAVGAWLRRPLPALATTLGVLVAVRAVVGLFLRPHLLAPLRAMEPLVNNVSGARPARGCSPRTWPTRPDTPSTPPPAASRRRPAPATISPPACPGSATAAWSPTSRTAATGPSRPSRPGSSSLLPLSSRSSPPGSWSPATRRTATDAGGRRGAGRPVRRPPGAAPRPP, from the coding sequence GTGAGCACCCCGGACGACGGCGAGGCGGCGGTGGAGACCCGCGGTCTGGGCAAGCGTTTCGGTTCGACGTGGGCGCTGCGTGACTGCGACGTGTGCGTCCCCCGAGGGCGGGTGGCGGCCCTGGTGGGCCCGAACGGGGCGGGCAAGACCACGCTGCTGCGGCTGCTGGTCGGGCTCAGCACGCCGACCCAGGGCGAGGTCCGAGCCCTCGGGGGGCTACCCGAGCAGAGCTCGCAGTTCCTCGCCAGCGTCGGCCACCTGGACCAGCGGACCCCGCTGTACGGTCGGCTGTCCGTGGCCGACCACCTCCGCCTGGGTGCGCACCTGAACCCACGCTGGGACGCCGAGGACGTCCGCGCCCAGCTGTCCCACCTGAAGATCCCCTTCGACCGGGCGGTGGGTCAGCTCTCCGGCGGCCAGCGGGCCCAGGTCGCGCTGCGGCTGGCGTTGGCCAAGCGGCCCCGGCTGCTGCTGCTCGACGAGCCGGTCGCCGCGCTCGACCCGCTGGCCCGCCGTGAGTTCCTGACGTCCCTCACCGAGGCGGTGGCGGACGCCGACGTGACCGTGCTGATGTCCTCGCACCTGCTGGCCGAGCTGGAACGGGTCTGTGACTACCTGGTCCTGCTGTCCGCCGGACGCACTCAGCTGGTCGGTGACATCGACCAGCTCCTGACCGAGCGCCGGGTGCTCGTCGGGCCCCGAGAGGGTTCAGCCTCGGTGATCCGGAGGTTCCCCGTGGTCAAGACGACGCACACGGCACGGCAGTCCCGGCGGCTCGTCCGCTCCGGTGCGCCGGTCCTGGGCCTCGGGATGGGAGGCCGCCGAGATCGGCCTCGAGGAGATCGTGCTGGCCTGCATGGGCCGCGACGACGAGATCGCCGGCGACAGCTCGGTGGCGCCGCTGCGAGGTGCGTCATGAGCTACCTGATCTGGCGGCAGCACCGCAACCAGGTCGACTTCGCCGGGCTCACCTTCCTGGTGCTCGCGGTGCTGCTCGGCGCCACCGGGCTGGTCATGAGCGGGGACTACCACCACGCGCTGGCCACCTGCGCGGCCACCGCCTCCTGCGCCACCCTGAGCGAGACCCTGTTCCAGGGCGACGGCCTGATCATCAACGTGGTCAACCTCAGCATCGTCGCCCCGGCGCTGCTAGGTCGGTTCTGGGGCGCGCCTCTCGTGGCCAAGGAGACCGACGACGGCACGCACGTCCTGGTCTGGACCCAGAGCGTGACTCGTCGCCGCTGGATGGGCACCAACCTGGCCGAGGCCCTGCTGGCCGCCGCCGTCTGGGGCGCGCTGCTGTCGGCGTTGGTCAGCTGGTGGCGGATCCCGGAGAACGCCCTGTTCGGCCGGTTCGCTGGCTTCGACGTCCAGGGGATCGTCCCGGTCGCCTACTCGGTGTTCGCCGTGGCCCTCGGCATCGCCGTCGGAGCCTGGCTGCGCCGGCCGCTGCCGGCGCTGGCCACCACCCTGGGGGTCCTGGTCGCCGTCCGTGCGGTCGTCGGGCTCTTCCTGCGCCCGCACCTCCTGGCACCGCTCCGGGCCATGGAGCCGCTGGTCAACAACGTCTCCGGCGCCCGGCCAGCGCGTGGCTGCTCGCCAAGAACGTGGCCGACGCGTCCGGACACGCCGTCGACACCGCCGCCAGCAGCGTCCCGCCGGCGGCCTGCGCCGGCCACGATCTCCCCTCCTGCCTGTCCGGGCTCGGCTACCGCCGCCTGGTCACCTACCAGCCGGACCGCCGCTACTGGACCTTCCAGGCCGTCGAGGCCGGGATCTTCCTCGCTCTTGCCGCTGTCCTCGCGTTCGTCGCCTCCCGGGTCGTGGTCACCCGCGACGCGTAGGACGGCTACGGACGCCGGTGGACGACGAGGGGCAGGACGACCGGTGCGCCGGCCGCCCGGAGCAGCGCCCCGGCCACCGTGA
- a CDS encoding ATP-binding protein, producing the protein MWTNLIDNAVDAMDGAGTLRISTRVDGDAAVVRLGDTGHGMPPEVAARAFEAFDTTKDVGNGTGLGLDIARRIVIERHGGAITIDSRPGDTVVAVRIPLRQPDR; encoded by the coding sequence GTGTGGACCAACCTGATCGACAACGCCGTCGACGCGATGGACGGGGCGGGGACCCTGCGGATCTCAACCCGGGTCGATGGCGACGCTGCCGTCGTACGGCTCGGCGACACCGGTCATGGGATGCCGCCCGAGGTGGCGGCCCGCGCCTTTGAGGCGTTCGACACCACCAAGGACGTGGGCAACGGCACCGGGCTCGGTCTTGACATCGCCCGACGCATCGTCATCGAGCGCCATGGCGGGGCCATCACCATCGACTCCCGCCCGGGCGACACGGTGGTCGCGGTCCGGATCCCCCTCCGCCAGCCGGACCGCTGA